The following proteins are co-located in the Silene latifolia isolate original U9 population chromosome 1, ASM4854445v1, whole genome shotgun sequence genome:
- the LOC141641761 gene encoding uncharacterized protein LOC141641761 yields MSSLVDHDMIGEINPEKGSWKIKGRIIYSWEQIVPKTTEVTILDFVITDSEGTYIHATIPKKWMFKFKPDNRRVSDVIGKLLTKSKIDVNKDLKSMQIRLLDCESTQLELKPTSSMLTHLSTHSKKVENELLDLSARRTLAEIREIQEEEHFVTLATITAIDTDFKWYLDSCKTCRSSVELDDTGRWLSGKCEGYAKFVVPRCF; encoded by the exons ATGTCTTCCTTGGTAGATCATGATATGATTGGGGAAATCAATCCTGAGAAAGGGTCATGGAAAATCAAAGGTAGGATTATCTACTCCTGGGAACAAATCGTTCCAAAAACTACTGAAGTCACTATCCTTGATTTTGTAATCACTGATTCTGAG GGTACCTACATACATGCTACTATACCCAAAAAATGGATGTTCAAATTTAAACCGGACAACAGGAGAGTATCGG ATGTCATTGGTAAACTGCTAACAAAAAGTAAAATTGACGTCAATAAGGATTTAAAATCTATGCAGATTAGGTTGCTTGATTGCGA AAGCACACAATTAGAGCTTAAGCCGACGTCATCCATGTTAACTCATCTTTCAACCCACTCCAAGAAAGTTGAAAATGAGCTTCTTGATTTATCTGCTCGACGCACACTTGCAGAGATTAGAGAAATCCAAGAG GAAGAGCACTTTGTTACATTGGCAACCATTACCGCAATTGATACCGACTTTAAGTGGTATCTAGATAGCTGTAAAACCTGTAGATCTTCAGTGGAGTTAGATGACACAGGAAGGTGGCTTTCCGGCAAGTGCGAGGGATATGCTAAATTTGTGGTTCCGAGGTGCttctaa